In Macadamia integrifolia cultivar HAES 741 unplaced genomic scaffold, SCU_Mint_v3 scaffold1815, whole genome shotgun sequence, a single window of DNA contains:
- the LOC122064909 gene encoding EG45-like domain containing protein has translation MGMELRVLMVMAMVVALTSVASAASGTATYYTAPYVPSACYGYQDNGNMIAAASDELWNNGAACGTSYTVTCTGATNQGVQQPCYGTTVKIVDYCPSGCQGTIDLSQEAFSTIADLNAGKVYIDYNLV, from the exons ATGGGCATGGAGCTTCGTGTTCTAATGGTCATGGCTATGGTGGTAGCCCTCACCTCGGTTGCTTCAGCAGCATCTGGAACTGCCACTTACTACACCGCACCTTACGTTC cCTCGGCATGCTATGGCTACCAAGACAATGGGAATATGATTGCTGCAGCGAGTGATGAACTTTGGAACAATGGAGCAGCATGTGGAACATCCTACACTGTGACATGCACAGGGGCTACAAACCAAGGGGTGCAACAACCTTGCTATGGAACAACCGTGAAGATTGTTGATTATTGTCCATCCGGTTGCCAAGGAACCATTGATTTGTCTCAAGAAGCCTTTTCCACCATTGCCGATCTAAATGCGGGCAAAGTCTACATTGACTATAATCT ggtttga